In Microbacterium sp. No. 7, the genomic window CTCTTCCGGGCCGCCTTCTCGGCGGCCTTGGCGGCGCGCTTGGCCTCCTTCGGGCTGATGACCGTGATCGCGTCGGTGAACGCCGCGGGCACGACCACCGGCACGCGGCCCGCGCGCACCAGCAGGCGCAGGCCGATCGCGTAGAAGCCGACGACGAGCAGCGCGGCGAGCAGGGCCGCGACGAACACCTCGGCGAAGGCGAGCCAGTCGATCGTGACGCTCACCGGTTCGCCCCCTTCTCGGTGCGCTCGGCCGCGCGGCGCTCGGCGGCCTCCTGCGCCTCCTGCTCGCGCAGCAGCGCGCGCTGACGGCGGGTGGGCGGCGGATTGCGCTTGACCTTGACGGCGCGGCCCGAGTCGGCGACCTCGCTCATCGCGTTGCCGGCGTGCACCTCGCTGCGCCGCGACCGCAGGAACAGCCCGATGATGATCGCGACCGCGATGACGGCGTCCACCACCACGCCCCAGGTGCCGAGCCACACGACGAGCAGCGCCGCGGCCGCGCCGACGGCGCCGGACGCGGGCAGCGTGAGCAGCCAGCCGATCATGATGCGCCCGACGGTCCCCCAGCGCACCTTCGACCCGCGCCGGCCGAGGCCGGAGCCGATGACCGAGCCCGAGGCGACCTGCGTGGTCGACAGCGCGAAGCCGAGCGCGCTCGAGGCGAGGATCGTGGATGCCGTGGACGCCTCGGCCGAGAAGCCCTGCGCCGGCTTGACGTCGGTGAGGCCCTTGCCGAGGGTGCGGATGATGCGCCAGCCGCCCATGTAGGTGCCGAGCGCGATCGTGAACGCGCACGCGAAGATCACCCAGGCCTGGGGGTCGGCGTGCGCGGCATCCTGCCAGCCGATCATGATGAGGGCGAGGGTGATGACGCCCATCGTCTTCTGCGCGTCGTTGGTTCCGTGCGCGAGCGCGACGAGCGACGACGTGAAGATCTGCCCCCAGCGGAAGCCGTCGCGCCCGTCGGGCTTGTTGTCGTAGCGGCGGGTGAGCCCGTAGGCGAGGCGCGTGACGAGAAAGGCGATGATGCCCGCCGTGAGCGGCGCGAGCAGGGCCGGCAGCACGACCTTGCTGAGCACGACGCCGAAGTCGATCGCGGTGACGCTCGCGCCCACCAGCGTGGCGCCGATGAGACCGCCGAACAGCGCGTGCGAGGAGCTCGACGGCAGGCCGAGCAGCCACGTGAGCATGTTCCACGTGATCGCGCCGATGAGACCCGCGAAGATGATCGGCAGGAACGACAGCGGATCGATGCCGTCCTCGCGGATGATGCCGTGCGAGATCGTCTTGGAGACCTCGGTCGACAGGAACGCGCCCACGAGGTTCAGCACGGCCGCGAGCGCGACGGCGACCTTGGGCTTGAGCGCTCCCGTCGCGATCGGCGTGGCCATCGCGTTCGCGGTGTCGTGAAACCCGTTGGTGAAGTCGAAGAAGAGGGCCAGTGCGATCACCAGCACCACGATGAGAACAGCCGCTTCCACGGTTCGCTTTCGGTCGGGATGTGAACAAGATGGATGCCGATGAGGATCGGCGGCGCGAACGAACAGTTCACCGTGTGTTCATGTCCCGGCAACCGGGCATTCAGATCTTCGCACATGCGGGGGCCCCGACGGAACGCGGAATCCGGTGATCCCTCGGTTACCGTTGTTCGGTGACCTCTCCGGCCGAGCCTCCTGTCGTCCCTGTTCGCACGCACGTTCGCACGCACCACGGAGACGAGGTCGTCGATCGCTACGAGTGGCTGCGCGCGAAGGACGATCCCGAGGTCATCGCGCACCTCGAGGCCGAGAACGCCTACACCGACGCGCGCACGGCACACCTGGCGACGCTGCGCGACCGCATCTTCGGCGAGATCAAGGCGCGCACCCTCGAGACCGACCTGTCGGTGCCGACCCGGCGCGGCGCCTGGTGGTACTACGGGCGCACGATCGAGGGCAAGCAGTACGGCATCCAGTGCCGTGCCCCGCTCGCCGATGACGACGACTGGACGCCGCCCGAGCTGACGCCCGGCACGGAGGTCGAGGGCGAGCAGATCATCTTCGACGGCAACGTCGAGTCGGGCGGCAGCGAGTTCTTCTCGCTCGGCACGTTCGACGTGTCGACCGACGGGTCGCGGCTGCTCTACGGCGTCGACCTGGCCGGCGACGAGCGCTACACGCTGCGCATCCGCGACCTCGGGACGGGTGCGGAGCTGCCCGACGTCATCGAGAACACCTCGGGCGGCGCGAGCTTCTCCCCCGACGGCCGGTTCGTGGTCTACACGACGGTCGACGACGCGTGGCGCCCCGACACCGTCTGGCTGCACGAGGTCGGCACCGACGCGTCGGCCGACGCGCAGCTGTTCCACGAGCCCGACGAGCGGTTCTGGGTGGGCGCGGGGTTCACCCGCAGTGACCGCTACCTCGTCATCGAGTCGTCCTCATCGATCACGACCGAGGAGTTCCTCGTGCCGGCATCCGACCTGCGCGCCGAGCCGCGCGTCGTGTGGCCGCGCCGCGAGGGCGTCGAGTACTCGGCGGCGCACGCCGTGGTCGATGGCGAGGACGTGCTCTACATCGTGCACAACGACGGGGCGCTCGACTTCGAGCTCGTGCGGGTGCCGGCATCCGACCCGTCGGGCGAGCGCACGGTCGTGATGGCGCACGAGCCGGGTCGCCGGCTGCTCGACGCGTCGACGTTCCGCGACTTCGGCGTCGTCGCCTACCGCCGCGAGGGGCTCGCGCGCATGGCCGTGCTCGACTACGCGAGCGGCGGCCTGCGCGAGCTCGAGTTCGACGAGCCGCTCTACGCCGTGGGCGGGGGCGGCAACCCGGAGTGGGCGCCGCGCATGATCCGCCTGGGCTACAACTCGTTCGTCACGCCCGGCACCGTCTACGACCACGTCGTCGAGACGGGCGAGCTGCTGCTGCGCAAGCGCCAGGCGGTGCTCGGCGGATACGACCCCGCCGACTACGGCCAGGAGCGGGTGTGGGCGGTCGCCGACGACGGCACCCGCGTGCCGGTCTCGCTGGTGTGGAAGCGCTCGTTCGGCGAGCCGGGCACCGGGCCCCGGCCGCTGCACCTGTACGGCTACGGCTCGTACGAGCACTCGATCGAGCCCGGCTTCTCGGTCGCGCGGCTGTCGATGCTCGACCGCGGCGTCGTGTTCGCCGTCGCGCACATCCGCGGCGGCGGCGAGCTGGGACGGCAGTGGTACGAGGACGGCAAGCTCGACCGCAAGCGCAACACGTTCACCGACTTCGTCGCGTGCGCACGCCACCTGGTGGATGCCGGATACACGACGCCCTCGGCCCTGGTCGCCGAGGGCGGCTCGGCGGGCGGCCTGCTCATGGGCGCCGTCGCGAACCTCGCGCCCGAGCTGTTCGCCGGCGTGCTCGCCGACGTGCCCTTCGTCGATGCGCTCACGACGATCCTCGACCCGTCGCTGCCGCTCACGGTCATCGAGTGGGACGAGTGGGGCGACCCACTGCACGACGCCGAGGTGTACGAGTACATGAAGTCGTACACGCCGTACGAGAACGTGCGCGAGGGCGTGCGGTACCCGCGAGTGCTCGCGACGACCTCGCTGAACGACACGCGCGTGCTGTACGTCGAGCCCGCGAAGTGGGTCGCACGTCTGCGCGAGGTGGGCGCCGACGCGCTGCTCAAGTGCGAGATGGTCGCCGGGCACGGCGGCGTGAGCGGCCGCTACAACGCCTGGCGCCAGCGCGCCTTCGACCTCGCCTGGCTCCTCGACGTGCTCGGCCTCGCCGAGGACTGAGCACGGCGGACGCCGTCCGCCGACGCCGCGTCGCCGGCATCCGGCATCCGGTTCGGCGGCGTTCGGCGCCGCGCATCCACCTCACGAACACAGGAGAAATCACCGGTGCAGGAGGATTCCAGTGGAATCGTCCTGCACCGGTGATTTCTCCTGTACCGGCGCAGATCGCCCGGCCGCGCAGAGCGCCGCCCTCAGCCGAACAGCGCGGCGGCCTCGTCGTAGCGGTAGAGGGGGACGGTGTTGAGCTCGCCGAGGGCGTCGGCGAAGGGCACGCGCACGATGTCGGTGCCCTTGAGCGAGACCATCTGGCCCCACGCGCCGTCGTGCACCGCGTCGGCGGCGTGCAGGCCGAGGCGCGTGGCGAGCACGCGGTCGAAGGCCGAGGGCGAGCCGCCGCGCTGGATGTGGCCGAGCACGGTCGCGCGGGTCTCGATGCCCGTGATGCGCTCGATCTCGGGCGCGAGCACCTCGCCGATGCCGCCGAGCCGCGGGCGGTTGAAGGCGTCGAGGCCCTTGTCGCTGTACGCCTCGGCCTGGCCCGTGAGGGTGAAGCCCTCCGAGACGACGACGAGGGGCGCACGGCCGCGGTCGTGGGCCTTCGACACTTGCTGGCAGACCTCCTCGATCGACATCGGCTTCTCGGGGATGCAGATCACGTGGGCACCCGCCGCGATGCCCGAGTGCAGCGCGATCCAGCCGACGTGCCGGCCCATGACCTCGGCGACCATGCAGCGCTGGTGCGAGTCGCCCGTCGTGCGCAGCCGGTCCATCGCGTCGGTCGCGATGTTGACGGCCGTGTCGAAGCCGAACGAGTAGTCGGTGGCGCGCAGGTCGTTGTCGATCGTCTTCGGCACGCCGAGCACGGGGATGCCGTCCTTGTGCAGCCGGTCGGCGGCCGCGAGCGTGCCCTCGCCGCCGATCGCGATGATGCCGTCGATGCGGTGGCCGAACAGCGTCTTGGAGATGTTCTCGGCGCCGCCGCGGGGCCCCTCGTAGGGGTTGGTGCGGCTCGTGCCGAGGATCGTGCCGCCGGTCTTGGCCAGGCCCTTCACCTCGTGCCGCGAGAGCGGGAAGAAGTCGCCGTCGACGACGCCGCGCCAGCCGTCGCGGATGCCGACGAACTCGATGTCGTACGTGGTGGTTCCCTTGAGCACCGCGCCGCGGATCACGGCGTTCAGGCCGGGACAGTCGCCACCGCTGGTGAGAATGCCGATCTTCATGGGGATGTTCCTTCTGGGCTCATCGATGGATGCGGCCGTGCCTGCGCCACGCATCGACACTAGCGCCGCGGAGGCCCCCGTTCCAGTGCGGGAACGGGGGCCTCCGCGGCGAGGGCCGCGGGCGTCTCAGGCGGCGCCGAGAGCGACGCGCAGCAGGTGCATGAGCGCCGACATCTGCACCGACTCGCTCGACGACGCGTCGACCGCGATGCCGTCGAGCGCGCGCTGCGCGAGCGACTGCTTGGAGTCGATGAGCTCGGCGATCTTGGTGTCGATCGTGTGCGCCGCGATGATGCGCCACGCCGTCACCGGCTCGTCCTGGCCGATGCGGTGCACGCGGTCGATCGCCTGGGTCTGCTCCGCCGCCGTCCACGACAGCTCGGCGAGCACGACGTTCGACGCGGCCTGCAGGTTGAGGCCCACGCCGGCCGCCGTGAGCGAGCACACCGCGATCGCGACGCCGGGGTCGCCGTTGA contains:
- a CDS encoding S9 family peptidase; translation: MTSPAEPPVVPVRTHVRTHHGDEVVDRYEWLRAKDDPEVIAHLEAENAYTDARTAHLATLRDRIFGEIKARTLETDLSVPTRRGAWWYYGRTIEGKQYGIQCRAPLADDDDWTPPELTPGTEVEGEQIIFDGNVESGGSEFFSLGTFDVSTDGSRLLYGVDLAGDERYTLRIRDLGTGAELPDVIENTSGGASFSPDGRFVVYTTVDDAWRPDTVWLHEVGTDASADAQLFHEPDERFWVGAGFTRSDRYLVIESSSSITTEEFLVPASDLRAEPRVVWPRREGVEYSAAHAVVDGEDVLYIVHNDGALDFELVRVPASDPSGERTVVMAHEPGRRLLDASTFRDFGVVAYRREGLARMAVLDYASGGLRELEFDEPLYAVGGGGNPEWAPRMIRLGYNSFVTPGTVYDHVVETGELLLRKRQAVLGGYDPADYGQERVWAVADDGTRVPVSLVWKRSFGEPGTGPRPLHLYGYGSYEHSIEPGFSVARLSMLDRGVVFAVAHIRGGGELGRQWYEDGKLDRKRNTFTDFVACARHLVDAGYTTPSALVAEGGSAGGLLMGAVANLAPELFAGVLADVPFVDALTTILDPSLPLTVIEWDEWGDPLHDAEVYEYMKSYTPYENVREGVRYPRVLATTSLNDTRVLYVEPAKWVARLREVGADALLKCEMVAGHGGVSGRYNAWRQRAFDLAWLLDVLGLAED
- a CDS encoding inorganic phosphate transporter, with the protein product MEAAVLIVVLVIALALFFDFTNGFHDTANAMATPIATGALKPKVAVALAAVLNLVGAFLSTEVSKTISHGIIREDGIDPLSFLPIIFAGLIGAITWNMLTWLLGLPSSSSHALFGGLIGATLVGASVTAIDFGVVLSKVVLPALLAPLTAGIIAFLVTRLAYGLTRRYDNKPDGRDGFRWGQIFTSSLVALAHGTNDAQKTMGVITLALIMIGWQDAAHADPQAWVIFACAFTIALGTYMGGWRIIRTLGKGLTDVKPAQGFSAEASTASTILASSALGFALSTTQVASGSVIGSGLGRRGSKVRWGTVGRIMIGWLLTLPASGAVGAAAALLVVWLGTWGVVVDAVIAVAIIIGLFLRSRRSEVHAGNAMSEVADSGRAVKVKRNPPPTRRQRALLREQEAQEAAERRAAERTEKGANR
- a CDS encoding 6-phosphofructokinase, with product MKIGILTSGGDCPGLNAVIRGAVLKGTTTYDIEFVGIRDGWRGVVDGDFFPLSRHEVKGLAKTGGTILGTSRTNPYEGPRGGAENISKTLFGHRIDGIIAIGGEGTLAAADRLHKDGIPVLGVPKTIDNDLRATDYSFGFDTAVNIATDAMDRLRTTGDSHQRCMVAEVMGRHVGWIALHSGIAAGAHVICIPEKPMSIEEVCQQVSKAHDRGRAPLVVVSEGFTLTGQAEAYSDKGLDAFNRPRLGGIGEVLAPEIERITGIETRATVLGHIQRGGSPSAFDRVLATRLGLHAADAVHDGAWGQMVSLKGTDIVRVPFADALGELNTVPLYRYDEAAALFG